A DNA window from Bradyrhizobium sp. CCBAU 53421 contains the following coding sequences:
- a CDS encoding septal ring lytic transglycosylase RlpA family protein, with protein MTCAHRKRPFGSMITVSYLGKSIRCRVNDRGPFVRGRIIDVSTTAARALGILQLGVAHVVIQ; from the coding sequence ATGACCTGCGCGCATCGCAAGCGGCCATTCGGCAGCATGATCACCGTCTCCTATCTGGGAAAATCGATCCGGTGCCGCGTCAACGACCGCGGGCCGTTCGTTCGTGGGCGGATCATCGATGTCTCGACCACGGCGGCCCGCGCGCTCGGCATCCTTCAGCTCGGTGTCGCGCATGTCGTGATCCAGTAG
- a CDS encoding PPC domain-containing DNA-binding protein yields the protein MKSKLVSDAPNAQVHVVVLDSGEEAFAALTKFANDAKLTAASLTAIGAFERAMVGWFDFASKNYRKIEINEQCEVLCAVGDIAIGDDGKASLHTHIVLGLSDGSTRGGHLLAGVVRPTLEVVVTEAPASLRRRKRPEFGIALIDPAAG from the coding sequence ATGAAAAGCAAGCTCGTATCCGATGCACCGAACGCGCAGGTTCACGTCGTCGTGCTCGACAGCGGCGAGGAAGCGTTCGCGGCGCTGACGAAGTTCGCCAATGATGCGAAGCTGACGGCGGCATCACTCACCGCGATCGGCGCGTTCGAGCGCGCGATGGTCGGCTGGTTCGATTTCGCGTCGAAGAACTACCGCAAGATCGAGATCAACGAGCAGTGCGAGGTGCTGTGCGCGGTCGGCGACATCGCGATCGGTGACGACGGCAAGGCCAGTCTGCACACGCATATCGTGCTCGGATTGTCTGATGGCTCGACGCGCGGCGGCCATTTGCTTGCCGGCGTCGTGCGTCCGACGCTCGAGGTCGTGGTCACGGAAGCGCCGGCCAGCCTTCGGCGCCGGAAACGGCCTGAGTTCGGCATCGCCCTGATCGACCCCGCTGCTGGGTAG